A genomic region of Nostoc sp. UHCC 0702 contains the following coding sequences:
- a CDS encoding RpoD/SigA family RNA polymerase sigma factor — protein sequence MSSLSSDMVRVYLQEIGQFPLLTSDQEITYGRQVQQMIAIEQHKQQLSQQLHREPSIAELADFVNKSESEVTQILKLGQRAKQKMVTANLRLVVSIAKKYQRRNLEFLDLVQEGAIGLQRGIEKFDPNRGYKLSTYAYWWISQAITRAIAEKSRTVRLPIHINEKLNQIKKVQRELFQTLGRRPTVAEIALKLDLQPSQIREYLSAANATVSLDLKVGDNQDTELSELLSDEGISPNEHITQELLRQDLNNLLASLKPMQREVLILRFGLLDNQERSLAQIGEKLNVSRERVRQIQQQAMNILRRQQPDIGQYLSL from the coding sequence ATGTCCAGCCTGAGTTCTGACATGGTACGCGTTTATTTGCAAGAAATTGGTCAGTTTCCACTATTAACATCAGACCAAGAAATAACTTATGGCAGGCAAGTACAACAAATGATTGCCATTGAGCAGCACAAACAGCAGCTTAGTCAACAATTGCATCGGGAGCCAAGTATAGCAGAATTAGCTGATTTTGTCAATAAAAGCGAAAGTGAAGTCACTCAAATACTAAAGCTTGGTCAACGAGCCAAGCAAAAGATGGTAACGGCAAACCTGCGGCTAGTGGTTTCCATAGCTAAAAAATATCAGCGTCGCAATCTAGAGTTCTTGGATTTGGTTCAAGAAGGGGCAATAGGTTTACAAAGGGGTATAGAAAAGTTTGACCCCAATCGAGGCTATAAATTATCAACTTATGCATACTGGTGGATTAGTCAAGCAATCACAAGGGCGATCGCAGAAAAATCCCGCACGGTCAGGCTACCGATTCATATCAACGAAAAACTCAATCAAATCAAGAAGGTACAACGAGAACTATTTCAAACACTCGGTCGCCGTCCCACTGTCGCAGAAATTGCTTTGAAATTGGACTTACAGCCAAGTCAAATTCGAGAATATCTTAGCGCTGCTAATGCGACAGTTTCTTTAGATTTAAAAGTGGGGGATAACCAAGATACAGAACTCAGTGAACTCCTCAGTGATGAGGGCATCTCACCGAATGAGCATATCACCCAAGAATTGCTACGCCAAGACTTGAATAATTTGTTGGCATCACTTAAACCTATGCAGCGTGAAGTCTTAATTTTACGCTTTGGACTGTTAGATAATCAAGAACGAAGCTTGGCCCAGATTGGGGAGAAGCTAAATGTCAGTCGAGAGCGGGTTCGCCAAATTCAGCAGCAAGCCATGAATATTCTGCGTCGTCAACAACCGGACATTGGGCAGTATCTATCTTTATAA